From Streptosporangium album, the proteins below share one genomic window:
- a CDS encoding IS982 family transposase, with translation MTTELNTLATALYVKIDDAVKASPDLLPWRPKTGIAPALSDAELVTLAVMSALLGFTSERRWVRYAHTELRDMFPYLPGQSGYGKRLRKASGLVLHMIRMLAADTSLWSDDVWLVDSTPVECGRSRETAKRSDLAGWAQYGYCASHSRYFWGLRLHLLCTLGGLPMAFALTGAKADERETLLGMLDSAPEMVAARPGQTIIADKNYYGRAFEQALTERDLRLLRPARKGEPERAGARLFKPLRQTIESINQTFKGQLDLERHGARTPAGVIIRVLTRILALTAAIWHNDKTGQPIKRSLIAYDH, from the coding sequence GTGACGACAGAACTGAACACCCTCGCAACCGCACTCTATGTCAAGATCGACGACGCGGTGAAGGCATCGCCGGACCTGCTGCCATGGCGGCCGAAAACGGGGATCGCACCCGCCCTCAGCGACGCCGAACTCGTGACACTGGCGGTGATGTCGGCTCTGCTGGGCTTCACCTCCGAGCGGCGCTGGGTGCGCTATGCCCACACCGAACTGAGGGACATGTTTCCTTACCTGCCCGGGCAGTCCGGGTACGGAAAGCGGCTACGCAAAGCGTCCGGCCTGGTCCTGCACATGATCAGGATGCTGGCCGCCGACACCTCGCTGTGGAGCGACGACGTGTGGCTGGTCGACTCCACGCCGGTGGAGTGCGGCCGATCCCGGGAGACGGCCAAGCGCAGCGATCTGGCCGGGTGGGCGCAGTACGGCTACTGCGCGTCCCACTCGCGGTACTTCTGGGGATTGCGGCTGCACCTGTTGTGCACCCTGGGCGGGCTGCCGATGGCGTTCGCGCTCACCGGCGCCAAGGCCGACGAGCGCGAGACCCTGCTCGGGATGCTGGATTCGGCACCCGAGATGGTGGCCGCCCGTCCCGGTCAGACGATCATCGCGGACAAGAACTACTACGGCCGCGCCTTCGAGCAGGCCCTCACCGAGCGTGACCTGAGGCTGCTGCGCCCAGCCCGCAAGGGTGAGCCCGAGCGGGCCGGAGCACGCTTGTTCAAGCCGTTGCGGCAGACCATCGAGTCGATCAACCAGACCTTCAAGGGCCAGCTCGACCTGGAACGACACGGTGCCCGTACTCCTGCTGGCGTCATCATCCGCGTACTGACACGGATCCTGGCACTGACCGCCGCAATCTGGCACAACGACAAGACTGGACAACCGATCAAGCGATCCCTGATCGCCTACGACCACTAA
- the recD2 gene encoding SF1B family DNA helicase RecD2 produces the protein MISGERTVTVPAKPYLTDLEASVEQLVYVREDEYTVARMSADGLPGFVASGRTLAGVQPGETLRLSGEWDEHPRHGSRLVVRQCERVIPSSVRAITLYLGSGLIRGIGPRLAHAIVSHFGQETLTVVDTEPERLREVVNIGVARQAQIVQAWAEQKEVAALMVVLQGFGISPLLAAKIYQVYGDDSRGVLVSAPYRLIGQVRGIAFHTADRIALRSGVPENSPQRIQAAVLDRLEAAAARDGHCFLPMPALVAATASLVEQEENLIHRAVDTLVAERRVVVESSPAGPGQVVYAKEQHGREIALAAHLARLARARSTLPLRVFAEDEGLHEDQRVAVNLALTSTVSVLTGGPGCGKSHTVRVIAATVRAMGGTVTLTAPTGKAAKRLSELTGLPAMTVHRLLTRQPEPEEGTLFQQSPAQADLVVVDEASMLDLQLATRLTAAIPAGSHLLLVGDSDQLSSIGPGSVLADLLRVQEIPRIRLTHIFRQAQDSGIVRAAHRIRAGELPALPGRGGFWFEELDDPGQVAERVVHLATEAIPRKQNIGADQVQVLCPMRRGTTGAVELGRRLQERLNPARQDAAEHWSGPSVFRVGDRVMPIRNNYDKGVFNGEIATVTAVNPQERLVEIRTDDGESVAYSFGELDELTHAYAISVHRSQGSEYPFVVAPIVAEAGGVMLRRRLLYTLVTRAKAWVVLVGQREALELAVHRLGHRRNTGLALRLTLCLAAEPEERPGALTAP, from the coding sequence ATGATTTCCGGGGAGCGTACGGTGACCGTGCCCGCGAAGCCGTACCTGACGGATCTGGAAGCCTCCGTCGAGCAGCTGGTGTACGTCCGCGAGGACGAGTACACGGTCGCGCGCATGAGCGCCGACGGCCTGCCCGGGTTCGTCGCATCGGGCCGCACGCTGGCCGGGGTTCAGCCGGGCGAGACGTTGCGGCTGTCCGGCGAGTGGGACGAGCACCCGCGCCACGGCAGCCGCCTGGTGGTCAGGCAGTGCGAGCGGGTGATCCCCTCCAGTGTCCGCGCCATCACGCTGTACCTCGGTTCGGGCCTGATCCGCGGGATCGGGCCGCGGCTCGCCCATGCCATCGTCAGCCACTTCGGCCAGGAGACGCTCACGGTCGTCGACACCGAGCCGGAGCGTCTGCGGGAGGTCGTCAACATCGGCGTCGCGCGGCAGGCGCAGATCGTCCAGGCGTGGGCGGAGCAGAAGGAGGTCGCCGCGCTGATGGTCGTCCTGCAGGGCTTCGGGATCAGCCCGCTGCTCGCGGCCAAGATCTACCAGGTGTACGGCGACGACTCGCGCGGCGTCCTCGTCTCCGCCCCCTACCGGCTGATCGGCCAGGTCAGGGGGATCGCCTTCCACACCGCCGACCGGATCGCGCTGCGGTCGGGGGTGCCGGAGAACAGCCCGCAGCGGATCCAGGCGGCGGTCCTGGACAGGCTGGAGGCGGCGGCCGCCCGCGACGGGCACTGCTTCCTGCCCATGCCCGCCCTCGTCGCCGCGACGGCGAGCCTGGTCGAGCAGGAGGAGAACCTGATCCACCGGGCGGTCGACACGCTGGTCGCCGAGCGCCGGGTGGTCGTCGAGTCGTCACCGGCGGGGCCCGGCCAGGTGGTGTACGCCAAGGAGCAGCACGGCCGCGAGATCGCACTGGCGGCGCACCTGGCCAGGCTCGCCCGCGCCCGCTCGACACTGCCGCTGCGGGTGTTCGCCGAGGACGAGGGGCTGCACGAGGACCAGCGGGTGGCCGTGAACCTGGCGCTGACCAGCACCGTCTCCGTCCTGACCGGCGGTCCCGGCTGCGGCAAGAGCCACACGGTGAGGGTGATCGCGGCGACCGTGCGGGCGATGGGCGGCACGGTGACCCTCACCGCGCCGACGGGCAAGGCGGCCAAGCGCCTGTCGGAGCTCACCGGGCTGCCCGCGATGACCGTGCACCGGCTGCTGACGCGGCAGCCGGAGCCGGAGGAGGGCACCCTGTTCCAGCAGTCCCCCGCGCAGGCGGACCTGGTCGTGGTGGACGAGGCGTCGATGCTGGACCTGCAGCTGGCCACCCGGCTGACGGCCGCGATCCCGGCGGGCAGCCATCTGCTGCTGGTCGGCGACAGCGACCAGCTCTCCAGCATCGGGCCCGGCAGCGTGCTGGCCGACCTGCTCCGTGTGCAGGAGATCCCGCGCATCCGGCTGACCCACATCTTCCGGCAGGCGCAGGACAGCGGGATCGTCCGGGCCGCCCACCGGATCCGGGCGGGTGAGCTGCCGGCGCTGCCCGGCCGGGGCGGTTTCTGGTTCGAGGAGCTCGACGATCCCGGCCAGGTGGCCGAGCGGGTGGTCCACCTGGCGACGGAGGCGATCCCCCGCAAGCAGAACATCGGCGCGGACCAGGTCCAGGTGCTGTGCCCGATGCGCAGAGGCACGACCGGAGCCGTGGAGCTCGGCCGCAGGCTGCAGGAACGGCTGAACCCGGCGCGCCAGGACGCGGCCGAGCACTGGTCGGGCCCGTCGGTCTTCAGAGTGGGCGACCGCGTCATGCCGATCCGCAACAACTACGACAAGGGCGTGTTCAACGGGGAGATCGCCACGGTGACGGCGGTGAACCCGCAGGAGCGGCTGGTCGAGATCCGCACCGACGACGGGGAGAGTGTGGCGTATTCCTTCGGCGAACTGGACGAGCTGACCCACGCCTACGCGATCAGCGTGCACCGCTCCCAGGGCAGCGAGTATCCGTTCGTGGTGGCGCCGATCGTGGCCGAGGCCGGAGGCGTGATGCTACGCCGCAGGCTGCTGTACACGCTGGTCACCAGGGCGAAGGCGTGGGTGGTCCTCGTCGGCCAGCGCGAGGCGCTGGAGCTCGCGGTGCACCGGCTCGGCCACCGCAGGAACACCGGCCTGGCCCTCCGGCTCACCCTGTGCCTGGCGGCCGAGCCGGAGGAACGTCCAGGGGCCTTGACCGCACCGTAG
- a CDS encoding DUF305 domain-containing protein, protein MRRAGTVLTLLLVSGLAIGLVASCVAHSTAAVPGHRHGPPAVAATVPPATTVTAAATGGFNATDTAWLQLMIPMDERTLPLLDLGTERGHDPAVRRLAARIREAHLAELQRLRETLGRTGLPPTNVHEGHDMPGMVTAADLTALRAATGPSFDRLFAGHLREHLDQSSAVARSEQTAGADGDTRALAAAVERTRAAQRDLLAGIR, encoded by the coding sequence ATGAGACGTGCCGGCACGGTCCTCACCCTGCTCCTCGTGTCCGGCCTGGCCATCGGCCTGGTCGCCAGCTGCGTGGCCCACTCCACGGCGGCCGTCCCGGGTCACCGCCACGGACCCCCCGCCGTGGCCGCCACCGTGCCCCCCGCCACCACGGTGACGGCCGCGGCGACGGGGGGCTTCAACGCCACCGACACCGCGTGGCTCCAGTTGATGATCCCGATGGACGAGCGGACGCTGCCCCTGCTCGACCTCGGCACCGAACGCGGGCACGACCCGGCGGTCCGGCGGCTGGCCGCCCGGATCAGGGAGGCCCATCTGGCCGAGCTCCAACGCCTCAGGGAGACGCTGGGCCGTACCGGCCTGCCTCCGACGAACGTGCACGAAGGACACGACATGCCGGGCATGGTCACCGCCGCCGACCTGACGGCGCTGCGGGCGGCCACCGGCCCGTCCTTCGACCGGCTCTTCGCCGGTCACCTGCGCGAACACCTCGACCAGTCGTCCGCGGTCGCCCGCTCCGAACAGACTGCCGGCGCCGACGGCGACACCAGGGCGCTGGCCGCCGCCGTCGAGCGGACCCGCGCCGCCCAGCGCGACCTGCTCGCCGGCATCCGGTGA
- a CDS encoding LacI family DNA-binding transcriptional regulator — translation MNEGLSRVSGPPTLEDVARAAGVSRATVSRVINGIRNVDHSIQERVRQAIALTGYVPNQAARSLVTRRAGAIALIVSGAGGGEEEDSFPRQVFADPFFGRVVGGVVDFLRPLGIYPILMFADTLETRDQAIAYLRQGNADGAILVSISAEDTLPKLLADASLPAVLFARPARPIPISYVDVAHRAGGKLAADHLVARGCRRLATISGPLDVPASQDRLAGFQDAMAVHGQPYIPCAEGNFTFSSGEVAMERLLAEHPDIDGVFAANDLMAQGALLVLRHHGRRVPDDVALVGFDDSSAALACRPPLTTVRHPVEDMAAEMGRLLLAHIEQPDHPVTSRIFEPTLVIRESA, via the coding sequence ATGAACGAAGGCCTATCGCGAGTGTCGGGACCCCCCACCTTGGAGGACGTGGCGCGGGCGGCGGGAGTCTCGCGCGCCACGGTCTCCCGTGTGATCAACGGAATTCGCAACGTCGACCACTCCATCCAGGAGAGGGTCAGGCAGGCGATCGCCCTCACCGGCTACGTTCCCAACCAGGCCGCGCGTTCACTGGTCACCCGGCGGGCGGGTGCGATCGCTCTGATCGTCTCCGGAGCCGGCGGAGGCGAGGAGGAGGACTCGTTCCCCCGTCAGGTCTTCGCCGATCCGTTCTTCGGGCGCGTGGTCGGCGGCGTCGTCGACTTCCTGCGCCCGCTGGGCATCTATCCGATCCTGATGTTCGCCGACACCCTGGAGACCCGCGACCAGGCCATCGCCTACCTGCGCCAGGGCAACGCCGACGGGGCCATCCTGGTCTCCATCAGCGCCGAGGACACGTTGCCCAAGCTGCTCGCCGACGCCTCGCTTCCCGCCGTGCTCTTCGCCAGACCGGCCCGGCCGATCCCGATCAGCTACGTCGACGTGGCGCACCGGGCCGGGGGCAAGCTGGCCGCCGACCACCTCGTCGCCCGCGGCTGCCGCCGGCTGGCGACCATCTCCGGCCCGCTCGACGTACCTGCCAGCCAGGACCGCCTGGCGGGTTTCCAGGACGCGATGGCCGTCCACGGCCAGCCCTACATTCCCTGCGCCGAGGGCAACTTCACCTTTTCCAGCGGCGAGGTGGCGATGGAACGGCTGCTCGCCGAGCACCCCGACATCGACGGCGTCTTCGCGGCCAACGACCTGATGGCCCAGGGCGCCCTGCTGGTGCTGCGCCATCACGGGCGCCGCGTGCCCGACGACGTGGCCCTGGTGGGTTTCGACGACAGCAGCGCGGCGCTGGCCTGCCGCCCGCCGCTCACCACCGTCCGCCATCCCGTCGAGGACATGGCCGCCGAGATGGGGCGGCTGCTGCTGGCCCACATCGAGCAGCCGGACCATCCGGTGACCTCGCGGATCTTCGAGCCCACCCTGGTGATCAGGGAGTCGGCCTGA
- a CDS encoding fibronectin type III-like domain-contianing protein, whose product MARPARWLAGYALADAGPGEVLDITVDIPARAFQHWSAEHHTWRAEEGAFTVLAGRSAADLPLSGTTLLGTRAPVQPGLVGERSPIML is encoded by the coding sequence GTGGCCCGCCCCGCGCGCTGGCTGGCCGGCTACGCCCTGGCCGACGCGGGTCCCGGCGAGGTCCTCGACATCACGGTGGACATCCCGGCACGGGCCTTCCAGCACTGGTCGGCCGAGCATCACACCTGGCGGGCCGAGGAGGGCGCCTTCACGGTGCTCGCCGGACGCTCGGCCGCCGACCTGCCGTTGAGCGGCACGACCCTTCTCGGCACGCGGGCACCGGTTCAGCCCGGACTCGTCGGAGAGCGCTCTCCCATTATGCTATAA
- a CDS encoding FAD-binding oxidoreductase, giving the protein MEQPVLAVVEAGDADDVAALAGYARLAGLTVSAQPSGHGATGDVDGVILLRTGRLDGVDIRPGQRSVRVGAGVKWDRELTAASPHGLTGLAGSSPVPSVIGYTLGGGLSWFGRRHGFAADSVRALDVVDAGGAGPGSPPTPTPTCSGRCVAVAATSPW; this is encoded by the coding sequence GTGGAACAGCCCGTCCTGGCCGTGGTGGAGGCCGGGGACGCCGACGACGTCGCCGCACTGGCCGGCTACGCCCGTCTGGCGGGGCTGACCGTGTCCGCCCAGCCGAGCGGCCACGGCGCGACCGGTGATGTGGACGGCGTGATCCTGCTGCGTACCGGGCGGCTCGACGGCGTGGACATCCGGCCCGGGCAGCGGTCCGTCCGCGTCGGCGCGGGAGTGAAGTGGGACCGGGAGCTGACCGCCGCGAGCCCGCACGGACTGACCGGGCTGGCCGGCAGCTCGCCGGTGCCCAGCGTGATCGGCTACACCCTGGGCGGTGGGCTGAGCTGGTTCGGCCGCCGTCACGGCTTCGCCGCCGACAGCGTCCGCGCCCTCGACGTCGTCGACGCCGGGGGGGCAGGGCCCGGGTCACCGCCGACTCCGACCCCGACCTGTTCTGGGCGCTGCGTGGCGGTGGCGGCGACTTCACCCTGGTGA
- a CDS encoding low temperature requirement protein A, translated as MIALGESVLVTGLTPAENDHLTAATVAAFTVAFLGSMAMWWVYFDRTGEPPVAVRPTP; from the coding sequence ATCATCGCACTGGGTGAGTCGGTGCTGGTCACCGGGCTGACACCGGCCGAGAACGACCACCTGACGGCGGCTACGGTCGCCGCGTTCACGGTGGCCTTCCTCGGCAGCATGGCGATGTGGTGGGTCTACTTCGACCGCACCGGCGAGCCGCCGGTGGCCGTCAGGCCGACTCCCTGA
- a CDS encoding galactose-binding domain-containing protein, translating into MHPARSSGRFRLGLVIAVLASLAISGLALISPVAAADGLLSQGKAATASSSEGAAYSAAAAVDGNLTGTRWASSFSDPQWLQVDLGGTATISRAVLTWEAAYGKAFKLQVSDNGSSWTDIYSTTTGTGGTQTLDVTGTGRYVRMYGTVRGIGYGYSLWEFQIYGHLGTGGEPEEPDTWTEVWKDDFTGSAGTSPSAADWILRTGTQYPGGAAKWGTGEVETMSASTANVSLDGTGNLTIKAIKDGAGNWTSGRIETQRTDFEPKPGEMLRFSARLKQPDVTNPLGYWPGFRATGAAYRGNYNNWPSVGETDIMTGVNGRDQLANTLHCGTAPDGVCNEYNGRTSGFATCEGCQSGYHEYSQVIDRTKTDEEVRFYLDGRQTWVVRESQVGVAAWNAALHHGFYLRLDLAIGGSLPNALAGATTPAAATSSGGVLSVDKVSVSRQTGTVPAAMTDPATPAGPSTVRVTGSQGSWQLQVNGAPYQVKGLTYGPPQAAADGYMRDLAAMGVNTIRIWGVDDTNTPTLIDRAAQQGIKVIVGHWLNQGADYVNDTAYKTSVKNEIVARVNALKGRQGVLMWDVGNEVILTMQDHGLPADVVEQRRVAYAKFVNEVAQAIHTADPNHPVTSTDAYTHAWTYYKTHSPALDLLAVNSYGAIHTVKQDWINGGYTKPYIVTEAGPDGEWEVPGDVNGVPNEPTDLQKRDQYTASWNAIKGHTGVALGATEFHYGLENDFGGVWLNTTTGGWRRHGYHSLRAAYTGQPSANTPPEITSMTVGSQTAVQAGKTFTVDVAASDPNSDLIRYNLMFSNKHVNGNRGLDNVRFTQTGPGRFSVTAPEQMGVWKVYVYAFDGHGNAGIEQRSFRVVPPAVDGTNVALGKPTTASTYQATGDGGPFTPDRATDGSFTSRWASEWADPQWLQVDLGTSTAIKRVQLGWESAYGKAYQLQTSANGSDWSTPYSTTAGDGGFDVIDLNTSARYVRLNLTQRGTAYGYSLYEFGIYS; encoded by the coding sequence GTGCATCCAGCTCGTAGTTCGGGCCGGTTCCGGTTAGGCCTGGTCATCGCCGTTCTGGCGAGCCTGGCCATTTCCGGTCTGGCACTCATCAGCCCGGTGGCGGCGGCCGACGGTCTGCTGTCGCAGGGCAAGGCGGCGACGGCCTCGTCGTCCGAGGGCGCCGCCTACAGCGCGGCGGCGGCGGTCGACGGAAATCTGACGGGCACCCGGTGGGCCAGCTCGTTCAGCGACCCGCAGTGGCTCCAGGTCGACCTGGGAGGGACGGCGACGATCAGCCGGGCCGTGCTGACCTGGGAGGCCGCCTACGGCAAGGCGTTCAAACTCCAGGTCTCCGACAACGGCTCGTCATGGACCGACATCTACTCGACCACGACCGGCACCGGCGGCACCCAGACACTGGACGTGACCGGCACCGGCCGGTACGTCCGCATGTACGGCACCGTTCGCGGCATCGGCTACGGCTACTCGCTGTGGGAGTTCCAGATCTACGGCCACCTGGGCACCGGCGGGGAGCCCGAGGAGCCCGACACCTGGACCGAGGTGTGGAAGGACGACTTCACCGGCTCGGCGGGAACCTCACCCTCGGCCGCCGACTGGATCCTGCGCACCGGCACCCAGTACCCCGGCGGCGCCGCGAAGTGGGGTACCGGCGAGGTCGAGACCATGAGCGCCTCGACCGCCAACGTCTCCCTCGACGGCACCGGCAACCTGACCATCAAGGCGATCAAGGACGGCGCCGGCAATTGGACCTCCGGCCGGATCGAGACCCAGCGCACCGACTTCGAGCCGAAGCCGGGTGAGATGCTCAGGTTCAGCGCCCGGCTCAAGCAGCCCGACGTCACCAATCCCCTGGGCTACTGGCCCGGCTTCCGGGCGACCGGCGCCGCCTACCGGGGCAACTACAACAACTGGCCGTCCGTCGGCGAGACCGACATCATGACCGGCGTCAACGGCCGCGACCAGCTGGCCAACACCCTGCACTGCGGCACCGCCCCCGACGGGGTGTGCAACGAGTACAACGGCCGCACCAGCGGTTTCGCCACCTGCGAGGGCTGTCAGAGCGGGTACCACGAGTACAGCCAGGTCATCGACCGGACCAAGACCGACGAGGAGGTCCGCTTCTACCTCGACGGCAGGCAGACCTGGGTCGTGCGCGAGAGCCAGGTCGGCGTCGCCGCCTGGAACGCCGCCCTGCACCACGGCTTCTACCTCCGCCTCGACCTGGCCATCGGCGGCTCGCTGCCCAACGCGCTCGCGGGCGCCACGACGCCGGCCGCCGCCACCTCCTCCGGCGGCGTGCTGAGCGTGGACAAGGTCTCGGTCTCCAGGCAGACCGGCACCGTCCCCGCCGCCATGACCGACCCGGCGACCCCTGCCGGGCCGAGCACGGTCAGGGTGACCGGCTCGCAGGGCAGCTGGCAGCTCCAGGTGAACGGCGCGCCGTACCAGGTCAAGGGGCTGACCTACGGCCCGCCGCAGGCCGCGGCCGACGGCTACATGCGCGATCTTGCGGCCATGGGCGTCAACACGATCCGCATCTGGGGCGTCGACGACACCAACACCCCGACGCTGATCGACAGGGCCGCCCAGCAGGGCATCAAGGTCATCGTCGGGCACTGGCTCAACCAGGGCGCCGACTACGTCAACGACACCGCCTACAAGACCAGCGTGAAGAACGAGATCGTCGCCCGGGTCAACGCCCTCAAGGGCCGCCAGGGCGTGCTCATGTGGGACGTCGGCAACGAGGTCATCCTCACCATGCAGGACCACGGCCTGCCGGCCGACGTGGTCGAGCAGCGGCGGGTGGCGTACGCGAAGTTCGTCAACGAGGTGGCGCAGGCGATCCACACCGCCGACCCCAACCACCCGGTCACCTCCACCGACGCCTACACCCACGCCTGGACCTACTACAAGACCCACTCCCCGGCCCTGGACCTGCTCGCGGTCAACTCCTACGGCGCCATCCACACGGTCAAGCAGGACTGGATCAACGGCGGGTACACCAAGCCGTACATCGTCACCGAGGCGGGACCCGACGGTGAGTGGGAGGTGCCAGGCGACGTCAACGGCGTCCCCAATGAGCCGACCGATCTGCAGAAGCGGGACCAGTACACCGCCAGCTGGAACGCGATCAAGGGACACACGGGCGTCGCGCTCGGCGCGACCGAATTCCACTACGGCCTGGAGAACGACTTCGGCGGGGTGTGGCTCAACACCACCACCGGCGGCTGGCGCAGGCACGGCTACCACTCGCTCAGAGCGGCCTACACCGGACAGCCCTCGGCGAACACGCCCCCGGAGATCACCTCGATGACGGTCGGCTCGCAGACCGCCGTCCAGGCCGGCAAGACCTTCACCGTCGATGTCGCCGCGTCCGACCCGAACAGCGACCTGATCCGCTACAACCTGATGTTCAGCAACAAGCACGTCAACGGCAACCGCGGCCTCGACAACGTCAGGTTCACCCAGACCGGTCCCGGCAGATTCTCGGTGACCGCGCCGGAGCAGATGGGCGTGTGGAAGGTGTACGTGTACGCCTTCGACGGGCACGGCAACGCCGGCATCGAGCAGCGGTCGTTCCGCGTGGTCCCGCCTGCGGTCGACGGGACCAACGTGGCGCTCGGCAAGCCGACCACCGCCTCCACCTACCAGGCGACGGGCGACGGCGGCCCGTTCACCCCCGACCGGGCCACCGACGGCAGCTTCACCTCCCGCTGGGCCAGCGAGTGGGCCGACCCGCAGTGGCTCCAGGTGGACCTCGGCACGTCCACCGCGATCAAGCGTGTCCAGCTCGGCTGGGAGAGCGCGTACGGCAAGGCGTACCAGCTCCAGACCTCGGCCAACGGCTCGGACTGGAGCACCCCCTACTCGACCACGGCCGGTGACGGCGGCTTCGACGTCATCGACCTCAACACGTCGGCCAGATACGTCCGGCTGAACCTCACCCAGCGCGGCACGGCGTACGGCTACTCGCTCTACGAGTTCGGTATCTACAGCTAG
- a CDS encoding DUF1996 domain-containing protein: MHSSRSPVIFRLGLIAATLTALVAAGLAIISPATAADALLSQSRPATASSTEGGGYGAGAAFDGSTGTRWSSAAGDPQWLQVDLGGTATVSQVVLNWEGAYGKAFKIQVSGDGSSWTDVYSTTTGTGGTQTLDVSGSGRYVRMYGTARGTGYGYSLWEFKVYGTGGAGTTPRPKPTFTDEVTHHEFQANCSWTANRPDDPIVFPGLPGASHMHTFVGNRTTNASSTASSLLGGGTSCTNPHDRSAYWFPSFYKGDQLIQPTGNQVIYYKSGILNYWEVQPFPQGLRFVVGSPTATLAEFRDSPGTVEGFECGDISHSWDIPTSCVAGSQVNVRYQSPSCWDGVNLDSPNHKSHMAYPAGGYCPTTHPVAVPMLEFKIAFPASGDLSQARLASGRGYTWHYDFFNAWDDPAILDALVTHCINGGLQCNPRGYDPYKPHRGAALTENFELP; the protein is encoded by the coding sequence ATGCACTCATCCCGAAGTCCCGTCATATTCCGCCTGGGACTGATCGCCGCCACACTCACCGCGCTCGTCGCGGCCGGTCTGGCGATCATCTCCCCCGCCACCGCGGCGGACGCCCTGCTCTCACAGAGCCGGCCCGCCACCGCCTCCTCCACCGAAGGAGGCGGGTACGGCGCCGGAGCCGCCTTCGACGGCAGCACCGGGACCCGGTGGTCCAGCGCCGCCGGCGATCCCCAGTGGCTCCAGGTCGACCTCGGCGGCACCGCGACGGTCTCCCAGGTCGTCCTCAACTGGGAGGGCGCCTACGGCAAGGCGTTCAAGATCCAGGTCTCCGGCGACGGCTCGTCCTGGACGGACGTCTACTCCACCACGACCGGCACCGGCGGCACCCAGACCCTCGACGTCTCCGGCTCCGGCCGGTACGTGCGGATGTACGGCACCGCCCGCGGCACCGGCTACGGCTACTCGCTGTGGGAGTTCAAGGTGTACGGCACCGGCGGCGCCGGGACCACCCCCAGGCCGAAGCCCACGTTCACCGACGAGGTGACGCACCACGAGTTCCAGGCCAACTGCTCGTGGACGGCGAACCGGCCCGACGACCCGATCGTCTTCCCCGGCCTGCCCGGCGCCTCGCACATGCACACCTTCGTCGGCAACAGGACGACCAACGCGAGCAGCACGGCCTCGTCACTCCTCGGCGGCGGCACCTCGTGCACCAACCCGCACGACAGGTCGGCCTACTGGTTCCCGAGCTTCTACAAGGGCGACCAGCTGATCCAGCCGACCGGCAACCAGGTCATCTACTACAAGTCCGGCATCCTTAACTATTGGGAGGTGCAACCCTTCCCGCAGGGCCTGCGCTTCGTCGTCGGCAGCCCGACCGCGACGCTGGCGGAGTTCCGCGACTCACCCGGCACCGTCGAGGGCTTCGAGTGCGGCGACATCTCCCACAGCTGGGACATCCCGACGTCCTGCGTGGCGGGCAGCCAGGTGAATGTCCGCTACCAGTCGCCGAGCTGCTGGGACGGCGTCAACCTCGACAGCCCCAACCACAAGAGCCACATGGCCTACCCCGCCGGCGGCTACTGCCCCACCACCCATCCGGTGGCGGTGCCGATGCTGGAATTCAAGATCGCCTTCCCCGCGAGCGGTGACCTGTCGCAGGCGCGGCTGGCCAGCGGCCGCGGCTACACCTGGCACTACGACTTCTTCAACGCGTGGGACGACCCCGCCATCCTCGACGCGCTGGTGACCCACTGCATCAACGGTGGCCTCCAGTGCAACCCGCGCGGCTACGACCCGTACAAGCCGCACCGCGGTGCCGCCCTCACGGAGAACTTCGAGCTTCCCTGA